In the Sarcophilus harrisii chromosome 3, mSarHar1.11, whole genome shotgun sequence genome, one interval contains:
- the USF3 gene encoding basic helix-loop-helix domain-containing protein USF3 isoform X1, producing MRKVLLSVTMPEMTENETPTKKQHRKKNRETHNAVERHRKKKINAGINRIGELVPCSPALKQSKNMILDQAFKYITELKRQNDELLLNGGNHEQAEEIKKLRKQLEETQRENGRYIELLKANDICLYDDPTIHWKGNLKNAKVSVVIPSDQIQKNIIVYSNGSQPGGNNQATAVQGITFNVGHNLQKQTANVVPVQRSCNLVTPVSLSGVFPPENKPWHQTPVSSLTANQSVPLCLPAAIPAQNILEISTSENESSVLSSNSSQITVPSGSESNQLSSSSMPLSGHNASESKNGQESPKLPKRPMSCATSISPSTSVLSFQVQPGNKSCLSLQDFRSDCQDNFVVPVADTACSQPLRPSIPRNSSPVNISKNTDLTSSAGVEAPSVALAVKATTAISTVSASHLDSGWSLSCSLPSSSVNASDLKNINSLTRIPSSGNTQTTWTTLQLAGNTVQPLSQTPSTIVTPILNEPGSSTSAPNHNRHMATCVLNGSYPSDGQQVEQVVVTLPSCPSLPMQPLIAQPPIKTQPPPNILPYNSTMQVIQMAQPVGSAVNAGSANQNVIILQPPSTTPCPGVMRAEVPNQTVGQQIVIIQAANQNPLPLLSAPPPGSVRVSVNGANPVVVSNNSVQNVSAPQTFGGKHLVHILPRPSSSSSSSNSTQTFSVTMSNQQQPQTISLNGQLFALQPVMSSSGATNQTPMQIIQPTTSEDPNTNVALNTFGALASLNQSISQMAGQSCVQLAIGQPANPPPATTSRVTPVNCVSLPTTAASPLTTDNTAVLSNTANHMNISPVKALASLPSNVKSKRVIKKPGPKKHVANKSACPVNPNRDSGKLDCANTEGSTPQSCADGLLESLPVALTPATETQANSVNASDSHSFEGVSSEPLVSESHSLEVSHSPSQEPITSEHFVLTSPDPRDSVSTLQSGRSQSKPATSPEVSDSSRSCISSGLLIPSPSDPHILVSQIPGSSSTQSTTSTSGASGVEIISEPCRQDSSAAVQATGLLKGHGLTALLSDLTKEKEGQKTPLSAQVDHPNFPSENSKIVGSSIELPQKQELLLMNGEGGNLSQHHSCIPDQEAINSSLLASRQTDSPMSTSSGSSRGFSVASMLPDTTREDVTNSTSASTCDNCTFAEQTDIVALAARAIFDQENLEKGRVGVQTDIQETTSKPSEASSLEGEQPFKTQAAKENATGQVEATANEFSSQDSVQANVDRSLEKPSCSVSTETSHASIQVSTSQSPSISSLSVNNLIHQSSINHPLVSCSEQPAIPATVNLSVSSSSYVTQPPEPSLMAEYSQDQLNTMTNIPNSQIQESHLKSSHESRKDPAKRPVQDDLLLSTAKRQKHCQPAPLRLEGMSLMSRTPDNIADQTQMMVGQIPPNSSNSVVPVSNPGHVDDLSRLFPPNNFVTSALRQPEVQCNSQPSMTEQQQSQAGSQHLQSLQQQHVPPAQGISHLHNNHPYLKQQQQAGQLRERHHLYQLQHHVPHADSSIHSQSHGVHQQRTIQQEVQMQKKRNLVQGTQAPQLSIQQKHHGSDQSRPKGGQPHPHHQQMQQQMQQHFGNSQSEKSCENPSTSRTHHNHPQNHLNQDIMHQQQDVGSRQQSSGVSSEHVTAHNPMQRLMPPRGLEQQMVSQPSIVTRSSDMTCTPHRPERNRVSSYSAEALIGKTSSNSEQRMGISVQGPRVSDQLEMRSYLDVPRNKGLAIHNMQSRVDHTVASEVRLSDCQTFKPSGASQQPQSNFEVQSSRNNEIGNPVSSLRGMQSQAFRISQNNGPPIDRQKRLPYPPVQSLPAGNTIPPRDNENACHQSFMQSLLAPHLGDQVIGSQRSITEHQRNTQCGPSSTIEYNCPPAHESIHIRRESETQNRESCDMSLGAINTRNSSLTIPFSSSSSSGDIQGRNTSPNVSVQKSNPMRMTESHGTKGHMNPPVTSNIHGVARPSLPHPAVSHGSADQGPPSVRQPNSSVTQRSRHPLQDSSGGSKIRQAERNRSGNQRHNNVFDPSLPHLPLSTSGSMIIGRQQSSTEKRGSIVRFMPDSPQVSNESAAPDQHTLSQNFGFPFIPEGGMNPPINANTSFIPQVTQPSATRTPALIPVDPQNTLPSFYPPYSPAHPTLSNDISIPYFSNQMFSNPSTEKVNSGGLNNRFGTILSPPRPVGFAQPSFPLLPDMPPMHMTNSHLSNFNMTSLFPEIATALPDGSAMSPLLTIANSSASDSSKQTSNRPAHNISHILGHDCSSAV from the coding sequence ctgaagaaattaaaaaactgCGGAAACAGCTTGAAGAAACCCAAAGGGAAAATGGTCGATACATTGAATTACTGAAAGCAAATGATATTTGCCTGTATGATGACCCTACAATCCACTGGAAAGGAAATCTCAAAAATGCCAAAGTTTCTGTCGTTATTCCTAGTGACCAGATTCAGAAGAACATCATTGTCTATTCAAATGGAAGTCAACCTGGTGGAAACAACCAAGCGACAGCTGTTCAGGGAATTACATTTAATGTTGGTCATAATTTACAAAAACAGACAGCTAATGTTGTGCCAGTTCAAAGGTCTTGCAATCTGGTGACTCCTGTGTCCCTTTCTGGAGTTTTTCCCCCTGAAAATAAGCCATGGCATCAGACTCCAGTTTCCTCCTTGACTGCTAACCAGTCTGTTCCCCTTTGTCTTCCTGCTGCCATTCCTGCTCAGAACATTCTTGAAATTTCCACCTCAGAAAATGAGTCAAGTGTGCTTAGTTCTAACAGCTCGCAGATTACTGTTCCATCTGGATCTGAATCCAACCAACTAAGTTCATCAAGTATGCCACTAAGTGGGCATAATGCTTCTGAAAGCAAAAATGGACAAGAGAGCCCCAAGTTACCCAAGAGACCCATGTCCTGTGCTACCAGCATTTCCCCCAGCACTTCTGTACTTTCTTTTCAAGTGCAACCTGGAAACAAATCCTGTCTAAGCTTACAGGATTTTAGAAGTGATTGTCAGGACAACTTTGTGGTACCAGTTGCTGATACAGCTTGCTCCCAACCTCTGAGACCTTCAATCCCTAGGAATTCCTCTCCAGTGAACATTAGTAAGAACACAGATTTAACAAGCAGTGCTGGTGTAGAGGCACCTTCTGTGGCTCTAGCAGTCAAGGCTACAACTGCTATAAGCACAGTCTCTGCAAGCCATTTAGACAGTGGTTGGTCTCTTTCTTGCTCTTTGCCTTCTTCAAGTGTTAATGCTTCTGATTTGAAAAACATAAACAGCCTTACTCGCATCCCCTCATCTGGAAACACGCAGACAACATGGACTACATTGCAACTAGCAGGAAACACTGTTCAGCCATTAAGCCAGACACCATCCACTATTGTAACCCCAATATTAAATGAGCCGGGCAGTAGTACTTCAGCTCCCAACCACAATAGACACATGGCTACGTGTGTCTTGAATGGCTCATATCCTTCAGATGGACAGCAGGTTGAGCAAGTAGTTGTGACTTTGCCTTCTTGTCCATCTTTACCTATGCAGCCACTAATTGCTCAACCACCAATTAAAACTCAGCCTCCCCCAAATATCCTTCCATATAATTCAACAATGCAAGTAATTCAGATGGCTCAGCCAGTTGGGTCAGCTGTTAATGCAGGTTCAGCTAATCAGAATGTTATCATTCTTCAGCCACCCAGTACCACACCGTGCCCAGGAGTTATGAGAGCCGAAGTTCCCAATCAAACAGTTGGTCAACAGATAGTGATTATACAGGCAGCTAATCAGAATCCTTTGCCACTTCTCTCTGCTCCACCTCCTGGTTCTGTTCGTGTCTCTGTTAACGGAGCCAATCCTGTAGTAGTGTCTAATAATTCAGTGCAAAATGTTTCGGCTCCACAGACATTTGGAGGAAAACACCTCGTCCATATATTACCGAGGCcttcatcatcgtcatcatcttCTAATTCTACACAAACTTTTTCTGTTACAATGTCAAATCAACAGCAGCCTCAGACTATTTCTTTAAATGGACAGTTATTTGCTTTGCAGCCTGTAATGTCCTCATCAGGAGCTACGAATCAAACCCCTATGCAAATCATTCAACCCACCACCAGCGAAGATCCAAATACCAATGTTGCCCTGAATACATTTGGTGCTTTGGCCAGCCTCAATCAAAGCATTTCGCAGATGGCTGGGCAAAGCTGTGTACAATTGGCTATCGGCCAGCCTGCCAATCCTCCACCTGCTACTACTAGTCGGGTCACCCCAGTTAACTGTGTTTCATTACCAACTACTGCAGCATCTCCTCTAACTACTGATAACACAGCAGTTCTATCCAACACTGCTAATCATATGAACATTTCTCCAGTGAAAGCTCTAGCTAGTTTGCCTTCTAATGTGAAATCAAAAAGAGTGATCAAAAAGCCAGGCCCCAAAAAACATGTAGCTAACAAATCAGCATGCCCAGTAAATCCCAATAGGGATTCAGGGAAATTAGATTGTGCCAACACAGAAGGATCAACTCCACAATCGTGTGCTGATGGGCTGCTAGAAAGCCTACCTGTGGCATTAACTCCTGCTACTGAAACTCAAGCAAACAGTGTGAATGCCTCTGATTCTCATTCCTTTGAGGGTGTCAGTTCTGAACCTTTAGTGTCAGAGTCTCATTCATTAGAGGTGTCACATTCACCCTCCCAAGAACCCATTACAAGTGAACATTTTGTTTTGACCTCACCGGATCCTCGAGATTCTGTGTCCACTTTGCAATCAGGAAGATCTCAAAGTAAGCCAGCAACTAGTCCTGAGGTGTCAGACTCTTCCAGGTCCTGTATTTCATCTGGTCTCTTGATTCCCTCTCCAAGTGATCCACATATTTTGGTTTCTCAGATTCCTGGATCCTCATCCACCCAAAGCACCACAAGTACCAGTGGTGCTTCAGGAGTGGAAATTATTTCTGAGCCATGTAGACAGGATTCATCAGCTGCAGTGCAAGCCACAGGTTTATTAAAAGGACATGGTTTGACTGCATTGCTCTCTGACCttacaaaggaaaaagagggTCAGAAAACCCCTCTTTCAGCTCAAGTGGACCATCCGAACTTTCCTTCAGAAAACTCTAAAATTGTTGGATCAAGTATTGAATTGCCTCAGAAACAGGAACTATTACTAATGAATGGTGAAGGTGGGAATTTATCACAGCATCATTCCTGTATTCCTGATCAAGAGGCCATTAATAGCTCTTTGCTTGCCAGCAGGCAGACAGATTCCCCCATGTCAACCAGCTCTGGCAGTAGTCGTGGTTTCTCAGTTGCATCCATGCTTCCTGATACCACGAGAGAAGATGTTACCAACAGTACATCAGCTAGTACATGCGACAATTGTACCTTTGCAGAACAAACTGATATAGTAGCACTTGCAGCAAGAGCTATTTTTGATCAAGAGAACCTTGAGAAGGGAAGAGTTGGTGTCCAGACTGATATACAGGAAACTACTTCCAAGCCATCTGAAGCTTCATCTTTAGAGGGAGAGCAGCCTTTCAAAACCCAGGCAGCAAAGGAAAATGCTACAGGACAGGTAGAAGCAACAGCAAATGAATTTAGTTCCCAGGATTCCGTTCAAGCAAATGTGGATAGGTCTCTTGAAAAACCAAGTTGTTCAGTATCAACTGAAACATCACATGCCTCTATACAGGTTTCAACTTCTCAGTCACCAAGCATTTCTAGTTTAAGTGTTAATAATCTTATTCATCAGAGTAGTATCAACCATCCTTTAGTTAGCTGCTCAGAGCAACCAGCTATTCCTGCAACAGTGAATCTCTCAGTTTCATCTAGTTCCTATGTCACTCAACCTCCTGAACCATCTCTAATGGCTGAATATTCTCAAGACCAGTTAAATACCATGACTAATATACCAAATTCACAAATTCAAGAATCACACTTAAAGTCAAGTCATGAAAGTCGTAAGGATCCTGCCAAACGTCCTGTTCAAGATGATCTTTTACTTTCTACAGCTAAAAGGCAAAAACATTGTCAGCCAGCACCCCTCAGACTTGAAGGTATGTCTCTAATGAGCCGGACACCTGACAACATTGCTGATCAAACTCAAATGATGGTTGGTCAAATCCCTCCTAACTCTTCAAACTCAGTGGTACCTGTTAGCAACCCAGGGCATGTGGATGACCTTTCTCGGTTATTCCCACCCAACAACTTTGTCACATCTGCTTTGAGACAACCTGAAGTTCAGTGCAATTCACAGCCTtcaatgactgagcaacaacaaagcCAGGCAGGAAGTCAACATCTGCAGTCCTTGCAGCAGCAACATGTACCTCCTGCTCAAGGCATATCTCACCTTCATAATAATCATCCGTATTTAAAGCAGCAACAGCAAGCAGGACAGTTAAGAGAAAGACATCACTTATACCAACTGCAGCATCATGTACCTCATGCAGACAGCTCCATTCATTCCCAGTCTCATGGTGTGCATCAGCAGAGGACTATACAGCAGGAAgttcaaatgcaaaagaagaggAATCTTGTCCAGGGAACTCAAGCCCCTCAACTTTCCATACAGCAGAAGCATCATGGAAGTGACCAGTCACGACCCAAGGGTGGGCAACCTCACCCCCACCATCAGCAGATGCAGCAACAGATGCAACAGCATTTTGGAAATTCCCAATCAGAAAAAAGCTGCGAGAACCCTTCAACAAGCCGGACTCACCATAACCACCCACAAAACCATTTAAATCAAGACATTATGCATCAGCAACAGGATGTTGGAAGTAGGCAGCAAAGTTCAGGAGTTTCTTCTGAGCATGTAACTGCACACAATCCAATGCAAAGACTTATGCCACCTAGAGGGTTAGAGCAACAAATGGTATCCCAGCCAAGTATTGTAACGAGGTCTTCAGATATGACCTGTACGCCACATAGGCCAGAAAGAAATAGAGTTTCAAGTTATTCTGCAGAGGCACTCATTGGGAAAACTTCATCTAATTCAGAGCAGAGAATGGGCATATCAGTTCAGGGTCCTAGGGTTTCAGATCAGCTTGAAATGAGAAGTTACCTTGATGTTCCAAGAAATAAGGGTTTAGCCATTCATAATATGCAGAGTCGTGTAGATCATACAGTTGCCTCAGAAGTTCGTCTTTCTGATTGTCAGACATTTAAGCCGAGTGGAGCTAGCCAACAGCCCCAGAGCAATTTTGAAGTCCAGtcttcaagaaataatgaaataggtAATCCTGTGTCATCACTGAGAGGCATGCAATCCCAGGCCTTTCGAATTAGTCAAAATAATGGGCCACCTATTGACCGACAAAAGAGATTACCTTATCCACCAGTTCAGAGCCTTCCAGCTGGAAACACCATTCCTCCAAGAGACAATGAAAATGCTTGTCACCAGAGCTTTATGCAGAGTTTGCTTGCCCCTCACCTTGGTGATCAAGTCATTGGGAGCCAACGATCAATCACAGAACATCAGAGGAATACACAGTGTGGCCCATCTTCTACAATTGAATATAATTGTCCCCCGGCCCATGAGAGCATCCATATTCGAAGAGAAAGTGAAACTCAAAATAGAGAAAGCTGTGATATGTCGTTGGGTGCTATTAATACCAGAAACAGTTCTTTGACTATCCCTTTTTCAAGCTCTTCTTCCTCAGGGGATATTCAGGGTCGAAACACAAGCCCCAATGTTTCTGTACAAAAGTCTAATCCCATGAGAATGACTGAAAGTCATGGAACCAAGGGCCACATGAATCCCCCAGTTACTAGTAATATTCATGGGGTAGCACGGCCAAGTCTGCCTCATCCAGCTGTGTCTCATGGGAGTGCTGATCAAGGACCTCCTTCAGTTCGCCAGCCTAATTCTTCAGTTACCCAGAGATCAAGGCATCCCCTACAAGACAGCAGTGGTGGTTCCAAAATCCGTCAAGCTGAAAGGAATCGTTCTGGAAACCAAAGACATAATAATGTCTTTGATCCTAGTCTTCCCCACCTCCCTCTATCTACCAGTGGCAGTATGATTATTGGACGTCAGCAATCCTCtacagagaagagaggaagtatTGTTCGTTTTATGCCTGATAGTCCCCAAGTATCTAATGAGAGTGCAGCCCCAGACCAACACACTTTGTCCCAAAATTTTGGATTCCCATTTATTCCAGAGGGTGGTATGAATCCACCAATAAATGCCAATACTTCTTTCATTCCACAGGTTACTCAGCCCAGTGCCACTAGGACTCCAGCACTCATCCCGGTAGATCCCCAGAATACATTGCCTTCTTTCTATCCACCTTATTCACCGGCTCACCCTACGCTGTCCAATGATATTTCAATCCCTTATTTTTCCAATCAGATGTTCTCAAATCCTAGCACAGAAAAGGTAAACAGTGGAGGTTTAAATAACCGATTTGGAACAATATTATCTCCTCCCAGGCCTGTTGGATTTGCTCAACCaagttttcctcttctccctgatATGCCACCGATGCACATGACCAACTCTCACTTGTCCAATTTTAACATGACATCTTTGTTTCCAGAGATAGCCACTGCTCTTCCTGATGGCTCAGCAATGTCTCCTTTGCTTACAATTGCAAATTCCTCAGCGTCTGACTCTTCCAAGCAGACCTCAAACAGACCTGCCCACAACATAAGCCATATTCTAGGTCATGATTGCAGTTCAGCAGTCTAA